In Candidatus Hydrogenedentota bacterium, the following are encoded in one genomic region:
- a CDS encoding pectate lyase, with protein sequence MSLANFRPDRAPAFPTAEGFGKYTIGGRGGRVIEVTNLNDSGPGSFRAACEAEGPRTVVFRVSGTIPLESEIEIEHPWITIAGQTAPGDGICVKNYQVKVDTDHVIIRYMRFRPGDERGIEQDAFGGEGDHIIIDHCSVSWGVDETLSFNKASNLTVQWCLVSESLYRSVHKKGDHGYGGLWGGPGGSFHHNALVHHSSRNPRASGNENSGLLDFRNNVTYNWGFNSAYGGELWPRNWVNNYYKPGPATRDSVKRRIFVQKDPRGKMYAAGNVMHGFPDVTADNWGKGIDFHPEGEASEATLRADQEFVVAPVTTDTAEVAFNRVLAGVGASLARDAVDARIIEEIRTGTAQYGNSFDGGGNGIIDSQKDVGGWPELKSAPAPEDRDRDGMPDAWERERGLNPDDPADGAMDRDGDGYTNLEEYLNAIAP encoded by the coding sequence ATTTCACTCGCCAACTTCCGCCCGGATCGCGCCCCGGCCTTCCCCACGGCCGAGGGCTTCGGCAAGTACACCATCGGCGGGCGCGGCGGGCGGGTTATCGAAGTCACCAACCTCAACGACAGCGGCCCCGGCAGCTTTCGCGCGGCATGCGAAGCCGAAGGTCCACGCACCGTCGTGTTCCGCGTCTCGGGAACGATCCCCCTGGAATCTGAGATCGAGATCGAACACCCCTGGATCACCATTGCCGGCCAGACGGCGCCGGGCGACGGCATCTGCGTGAAGAACTATCAGGTCAAGGTCGACACGGACCACGTAATCATCCGCTACATGCGTTTCCGTCCGGGCGACGAGCGCGGCATCGAGCAGGACGCCTTCGGCGGCGAGGGGGACCACATCATCATCGACCATTGCTCCGTAAGCTGGGGCGTCGACGAGACCCTCTCCTTCAACAAAGCCTCCAACCTCACGGTGCAATGGTGCCTGGTGAGCGAGAGCCTCTACCGATCCGTCCACAAGAAAGGCGACCACGGCTACGGCGGGCTCTGGGGCGGCCCCGGCGGCTCCTTCCACCACAACGCCCTCGTGCACCACTCCAGCCGCAACCCCCGCGCTTCGGGCAATGAAAATTCCGGCCTCCTCGACTTCCGCAACAACGTGACCTACAACTGGGGCTTCAACAGCGCCTACGGCGGCGAGCTCTGGCCCCGCAACTGGGTGAACAACTACTACAAGCCCGGTCCGGCGACACGCGACAGCGTGAAGCGGCGCATCTTCGTGCAGAAAGACCCGCGGGGCAAGATGTACGCGGCGGGCAACGTGATGCACGGATTCCCCGATGTAACAGCCGACAACTGGGGCAAGGGCATCGACTTCCATCCCGAGGGCGAGGCCAGCGAAGCAACCTTGCGCGCGGATCAGGAGTTTGTCGTCGCGCCCGTCACGACCGACACTGCGGAAGTGGCCTTCAATCGCGTGCTGGCGGGCGTCGGCGCGTCCCTGGCGCGCGATGCGGTGGATGCGCGCATCATCGAGGAAATCCGTACGGGCACGGCGCAATACGGCAACAGCTTCGATGGCGGCGGCAACGGCATCATCGATTCGCAGAAGGACGTCGGCGGCTGGCCCGAACTGAAATCCGCGCCCGCGCCGGAGGACCGCGATCGCGACGGCATGCCCGACGCCTGGGAGCGGGAACGGGGCCTGAACCCGGATGATCCCGCGGATGGCGCAATGGATCGCGACGGCGATGGCTACACAAACCTCGAAGAATACCTGAACGCGATCGCGCCTTAG
- a CDS encoding DUF4276 family protein: MRIVLLVEGRTEQAFLHHLRQYLSRHLSPMPKMEARPYNGRIPAGPMLQEAVRDLLRRRQRPVDHVIALTDVYTGTAPPMFKSADDARAKMREWVGQDPRFHPHAAQYDFEAWLIPYWDDLRRIAGHNQARPGADPESINHDNPPSKRLKALFQVGTFRGAYSKPRDADRIFRKNGLDVAIDQCPELKSLVNTILTICGAPPIP, translated from the coding sequence ATGAGGATAGTGTTGCTGGTTGAAGGGCGCACGGAGCAGGCTTTCCTGCACCATCTCCGCCAGTATCTTTCCCGCCACCTTTCGCCCATGCCGAAGATGGAGGCGCGGCCCTACAATGGGCGCATACCCGCTGGGCCGATGCTCCAGGAGGCGGTGCGGGATCTGTTGCGCCGTCGGCAACGTCCGGTCGATCATGTCATTGCCCTGACCGACGTCTACACCGGAACCGCTCCGCCAATGTTCAAGAGCGCTGACGACGCCAGAGCCAAAATGCGCGAATGGGTCGGTCAAGATCCCCGCTTTCACCCGCACGCGGCGCAATACGACTTCGAGGCCTGGCTTATCCCCTATTGGGACGATCTCCGGCGGATCGCCGGACACAATCAGGCGCGGCCGGGCGCCGACCCGGAATCTATCAATCACGATAACCCGCCTTCAAAGAGGCTCAAGGCCCTCTTTCAAGTCGGAACATTTCGCGGCGCCTACTCAAAACCCCGCGACGCGGATCGCATATTTCGAAAGAACGGCCTGGACGTCGCCATCGACCAATGCCCCGAACTGAAATCCCTCGTCAACACTATCCTGACCATTTGTGGCGCCCCGCCCATTCCTTGA
- a CDS encoding AAA family ATPase — translation MSQLTQLEILNYKRIRALSLEMRPLMILIGANGVGKTSLMEALELLSRSAQGKLADTLNEFGGPDSVVTRVEPKGEIAFGIQSAMPDNAKWRYDLAIQPGRGGGYAIAREELSHCDGKSGVVTPHIQARFDDIHYLNAEMDAMIQPNWTSGTHETSLAQVPRQFRMADEFRDYLASSLRYHTLDIGTRAPIRIPQKLRPAPLPGANGEDLVSYLHFLREEYPHNYESFLDTLHVAFKSFDSLGYPSVAAGMFVLTWRDSTLSAPLYQGELSEGLLRFIWLVALLHSPYLPNITMIDEPEVSIHPDVLNLLVDLFREAAQRTQLVVATHSDRLLRYLSPTEIVAMDLGEDGFAEAVWADSLDVNIWLEKHGLDEIWRMGQLGARA, via the coding sequence ATGTCTCAGTTGACCCAATTGGAAATACTCAACTACAAGCGGATCCGCGCTTTGTCGCTCGAAATGCGCCCGCTCATGATCTTGATCGGGGCAAACGGCGTGGGGAAAACATCCTTGATGGAGGCGTTGGAGTTGTTGTCCCGCTCCGCTCAGGGAAAGCTCGCGGACACACTGAATGAATTCGGCGGCCCGGACAGCGTGGTCACCCGTGTGGAGCCCAAAGGGGAGATCGCTTTCGGGATCCAATCCGCCATGCCGGACAACGCGAAGTGGCGCTACGATCTCGCGATTCAACCCGGGAGGGGAGGGGGGTACGCCATCGCGCGTGAAGAACTGTCCCATTGCGACGGGAAATCCGGTGTTGTCACGCCTCATATACAAGCCCGGTTCGACGACATCCACTACTTGAATGCGGAAATGGACGCCATGATCCAGCCCAATTGGACTTCCGGCACGCACGAAACCTCGCTGGCCCAGGTCCCCAGGCAATTCCGCATGGCGGATGAATTTAGAGACTACCTGGCCTCCTCGCTCCGGTACCACACGTTGGACATCGGCACGCGCGCACCGATACGTATCCCTCAGAAGCTGCGTCCGGCCCCGCTGCCGGGGGCCAACGGGGAAGATCTGGTCTCCTACCTCCACTTTCTGCGGGAGGAATACCCCCACAACTACGAGTCGTTTCTTGATACGCTGCACGTGGCGTTCAAGAGCTTCGACAGCCTCGGATATCCGAGCGTTGCGGCCGGCATGTTTGTGCTGACCTGGAGGGACAGCACCCTGTCCGCACCGCTCTATCAGGGAGAGCTTTCCGAAGGGCTGCTTCGGTTTATCTGGTTGGTCGCTTTGCTACACAGCCCGTACCTGCCCAATATCACCATGATCGACGAGCCCGAGGTAAGCATCCACCCCGACGTGTTGAACTTGCTCGTCGATCTCTTTCGCGAGGCGGCCCAGCGCACGCAGTTGGTCGTGGCGACCCATTCGGACCGCTTGCTTCGCTACCTGTCGCCCACCGAGATTGTCGCTATGGATCTGGGGGAGGACGGCTTTGCCGAAGCGGTTTGGGCAGATTCGCTGGATGTCAACATCTGGCTGGAAAAGCACGGCCTCGACGAAATCTGGCGCATGGGGCAGTTGGGCGCCCGCGCATGA